In Parus major isolate Abel chromosome 8, Parus_major1.1, whole genome shotgun sequence, a single window of DNA contains:
- the WDR78 gene encoding WD repeat-containing protein 78 isoform X3 — protein MPSPAGPRPPPAGLGAAAAAGHAGTTKAPNSRRTSRVFQGKAARRGVLVGSQGAVQVFDDEGKNVTPHPLFQPDPNAAVPRTHGSSTSPTKSALDETEPQQDPALSLSAVQEEGEAALTEAELEQRVDIFLTETNTLWMLDLPTALVSTEAEEAVRVLERNKIYTEICKAKIGSEYFEEKIVQTFSGAAKNKEMQCETITVAEKGLMVTSWDLDHSLNASEPTETEEPRAPAGQSSKSPTAEKHTRAVAVPSATEPAVPARSHEEKECHSETILTSANLQQDLVVMERILMENIFQPKLAVYRQIPVLIEPVVTSDTEAEEEEEDEEEEDEEDEEKQEEAPEADESPAEDAGPRLEQLWSYRCDLTSGRSVSSMAWNKTNPDLLAVGYREFVSLKKKGLACCWSLKNPMWPERIFCCEHGVTAVDFSLARPNLLAVGMANGCVAIYDVRSRRDAALLDSSASLNKHKGPVWQLRWVQQDRGDKEERLMCISGDGRVTQWFIQQRLDCFDVMKIKRTQSGKKKLPGERERKSEAPISQQAAGMCFDFHPEDSDIFLAGTEEGHIHCCSCSGKEQILGTYRGHKGPVYKVAWNPSSTDMFLSCSADWSILLWHRDSFTPLLTFTSVTAFVHDIKWAPKSAFIFVAVNERRVEFWDLSVSIFQPVFSCAAIPEGNLSSILFARNAECLLLGDSSGQVGVWQLHNLAVPSTEQVGSLCDIVAPAGAV, from the exons ATGCCGAGCCCCGCTGGGCCGCGGCCTCCGCC ggcagggctgggagcagcagcagcagctggacatgCTGGAACCACCAAAGCCCCGAATTCCCGGAGAACTTCCAgggttttccagggaaaagctgcacGGAGAGGGGTCCTGGTGGGcagccagggagctgtgcag gtttttgaTGATGAAGGGAAGAACGTGACACCCCATCCCCTGTTCCAGCCAGACCCAAATGCTGCTGTACCCAG GACACATGGAAGCAGCACATCACCAACCAAGTCTGCCTTAGATGAAACAGAACCTCAGCAAGACCCAGCTTTGAGCTTGTCTG ctgtgcaggaggagggggaagcagCCCTGACGGAAGcggagctggagcagagggtggATATTTTCCTGACAGAGACAAACACGCTCTGGATGTTGGATCTGCCAACTGCTCTGGTGTCCACGGAGGCAGAGGAAGCTGTGAGAGTTCT ggaGAGGAATAAGATTTATACTGAGATTTGCAAGGCTAAAATTGGCAGTGAgtactttgaagaaaaaatagtgCAAACCTTCTCTGGAGCTGccaaaaacaaggaaatgcaATGTGAGACAATCACCGTGGCAGAGAAAG GGCTGATGGTGACTTCCTGGGATTTGGATCATTCCCTGAATGCCTCAGAACCTACAGAGACAGAAGAAcccagagccccagcagggcaAAGCAGCAAATCTCCCACAGCTGAAAAGCACACTCGGGCTGTGGCTGTCCCTTCTGCCACAG AGCCTGCTGTTCCTGCCAGGAGCCACGAGGAGAAGGAATGCCATTCAGAAACCATCCTAACCTCAGCAAACCTGCAGCAGGATTTAGTTGTCATGGAGAGGATTCTCATGGAGAACATCTTTCAACCCAAACTCGCAGTTTATCGGCAGATTCCTGTCCTCATAG AACCTGTCGTTACCTCAGACACTgaggcagaagaggaggaggaggatgaggaggaagaggatgaggaggatgaggagaagcaggaggaggcaCCAGAAGCAGATGAAAGCCCAGCAGAAGATGCAggtcccaggctggagcagctgtggtcGTACAGGTGTGATTTAACCAGCGGCCGCAGCGTGAGCAGCATGGCTTGGAACAAAACCAACCCT GATCTCCTGGCAGTTGGGTACAGGGAGTTTGTTTCTCTCAAGAAGAAAGGCCTGGCTTGCTGTTGGTCACTGAAGAACCCCATG TGGCCAGAGCgcattttctgctgtgagcaCGGTGTCACAGCTGTGGATTTTTCCCTGGCAAGGCCCAACCTGTTGGCAGTTGGGATGGCCAATGGATGTGTGGCCATCTACGACGTGCGGAGCCGGAGGGACGCGGCGCTGCTGGACAGCAG TGCATCCCTAAATAAACACAAAGGTCCTGTGTGGCAGCTGAGGTGggtgcagcaggacagaggtgaCAAAGAAGAGAGGCTGATGTGCATCTCAGGAGATGGGCGGGTGACCCAGTGGTTCATCCAGCAAAGGCTGGATTGCTTTG ATGTGATGAAAATCAAGAGAACAcaaagtgggaagaaaaaattaccaggtgagagagaaaggaaaagtgaagcTCCCATATCACAACaggcagctgggatgtgctTTGACTTCCATCCAGAG gattctgatatttttcttgctggaaCAGAAGAGGGCCACATCCACTGCTGCTCTTGCTCAGGCAAGGAGCAGATTCTGGGGACATACAGAGGCCACAAG GGTCCTGTGTACAAAGTTGCCTGGAATCCCTCCAGCACAGACAtgttcctcagctgctctgcagactgGAGCATCCTTTTGTGGCACCGGGATTCCTTCACCCCCCTTTTAACCTTCACTTCTGTCACAGCTTTTGTTCACGACATCAAATGGGCTCCAAAATCCGCCTTCATCTTCGTAGCGGTGAACGAGAGGAGGGTGGAGTTTTGGGATCTGAGTGTCAGCAT CTTCCAGCCGGTGTTCTCGTGTGCTGCCATCCCTGAAGGGAACCTCAGCTCCATCCTGTTTGCCAGGAACGCCGAGTGCCTGCTCCTGGGGGACAGCAGTGGCCAGGTGGGGGTGTGGCAGCTGCACaacctggctgtccccagcacagagcag GTTGGTTCCTTGTGTGACATTGttgctcctgctggagctgtttaA
- the WDR78 gene encoding WD repeat-containing protein 78 isoform X2, whose amino-acid sequence MPSPAGPRPPPAGLGAAAAAGHAGTTKAPNSRRTSRVFQGKAARRGVLVGSQGAVQVFDDEGKNVTPHPLFQPDPNAAVPRTHGSSTSPTKSALDETEPQQDPALSLSAVQEEGEAALTEAELEQRVDIFLTETNTLWMLDLPTALVSTEAEEAVRVLERNKIYTEICKAKIGSEYFEEKIVQTFSGAAKNKEMQCETITVAEKGLMVTSWDLDHSLNASEPTETEEPRAPAGQSSKSPTAEKHTRAVAVPSATEPAVPARSHEEKECHSETILTSANLQQDLVVMERILMENIFQPKLAVYRQIPVLIEPVVTSDTEAEEEEEDEEEEDEEDEEKQEEAPEADESPAEDAGPRLEQLWSYRCDLTSGRSVSSMAWNKTNPDLLAVGYREFVSLKKKGLACCWSLKNPMWPERIFCCEHGVTAVDFSLARPNLLAVGMANGCVAIYDVRSRRDAALLDSSASLNKHKGPVWQLRWVQQDRGDKEERLMCISGDGRVTQWFIQQRLDCFDVMKIKRTQSGKKKLPGERERKSEAPISQQAAGMCFDFHPEDSDIFLAGTEEGHIHCCSCSGKEQILGTYRGHKGPVYKVAWNPSSTDMFLSCSADWSILLWHRDSFTPLLTFTSVTAFVHDIKWAPKSAFIFVAVNERRVEFWDLSVSIFQPVFSCAAIPEGNLSSILFARNAECLLLGDSSGQVGVWQLHNLAVPSTEQKQEENLHAAKRDSTNATHPGLPKSAVFQH is encoded by the exons ATGCCGAGCCCCGCTGGGCCGCGGCCTCCGCC ggcagggctgggagcagcagcagcagctggacatgCTGGAACCACCAAAGCCCCGAATTCCCGGAGAACTTCCAgggttttccagggaaaagctgcacGGAGAGGGGTCCTGGTGGGcagccagggagctgtgcag gtttttgaTGATGAAGGGAAGAACGTGACACCCCATCCCCTGTTCCAGCCAGACCCAAATGCTGCTGTACCCAG GACACATGGAAGCAGCACATCACCAACCAAGTCTGCCTTAGATGAAACAGAACCTCAGCAAGACCCAGCTTTGAGCTTGTCTG ctgtgcaggaggagggggaagcagCCCTGACGGAAGcggagctggagcagagggtggATATTTTCCTGACAGAGACAAACACGCTCTGGATGTTGGATCTGCCAACTGCTCTGGTGTCCACGGAGGCAGAGGAAGCTGTGAGAGTTCT ggaGAGGAATAAGATTTATACTGAGATTTGCAAGGCTAAAATTGGCAGTGAgtactttgaagaaaaaatagtgCAAACCTTCTCTGGAGCTGccaaaaacaaggaaatgcaATGTGAGACAATCACCGTGGCAGAGAAAG GGCTGATGGTGACTTCCTGGGATTTGGATCATTCCCTGAATGCCTCAGAACCTACAGAGACAGAAGAAcccagagccccagcagggcaAAGCAGCAAATCTCCCACAGCTGAAAAGCACACTCGGGCTGTGGCTGTCCCTTCTGCCACAG AGCCTGCTGTTCCTGCCAGGAGCCACGAGGAGAAGGAATGCCATTCAGAAACCATCCTAACCTCAGCAAACCTGCAGCAGGATTTAGTTGTCATGGAGAGGATTCTCATGGAGAACATCTTTCAACCCAAACTCGCAGTTTATCGGCAGATTCCTGTCCTCATAG AACCTGTCGTTACCTCAGACACTgaggcagaagaggaggaggaggatgaggaggaagaggatgaggaggatgaggagaagcaggaggaggcaCCAGAAGCAGATGAAAGCCCAGCAGAAGATGCAggtcccaggctggagcagctgtggtcGTACAGGTGTGATTTAACCAGCGGCCGCAGCGTGAGCAGCATGGCTTGGAACAAAACCAACCCT GATCTCCTGGCAGTTGGGTACAGGGAGTTTGTTTCTCTCAAGAAGAAAGGCCTGGCTTGCTGTTGGTCACTGAAGAACCCCATG TGGCCAGAGCgcattttctgctgtgagcaCGGTGTCACAGCTGTGGATTTTTCCCTGGCAAGGCCCAACCTGTTGGCAGTTGGGATGGCCAATGGATGTGTGGCCATCTACGACGTGCGGAGCCGGAGGGACGCGGCGCTGCTGGACAGCAG TGCATCCCTAAATAAACACAAAGGTCCTGTGTGGCAGCTGAGGTGggtgcagcaggacagaggtgaCAAAGAAGAGAGGCTGATGTGCATCTCAGGAGATGGGCGGGTGACCCAGTGGTTCATCCAGCAAAGGCTGGATTGCTTTG ATGTGATGAAAATCAAGAGAACAcaaagtgggaagaaaaaattaccaggtgagagagaaaggaaaagtgaagcTCCCATATCACAACaggcagctgggatgtgctTTGACTTCCATCCAGAG gattctgatatttttcttgctggaaCAGAAGAGGGCCACATCCACTGCTGCTCTTGCTCAGGCAAGGAGCAGATTCTGGGGACATACAGAGGCCACAAG GGTCCTGTGTACAAAGTTGCCTGGAATCCCTCCAGCACAGACAtgttcctcagctgctctgcagactgGAGCATCCTTTTGTGGCACCGGGATTCCTTCACCCCCCTTTTAACCTTCACTTCTGTCACAGCTTTTGTTCACGACATCAAATGGGCTCCAAAATCCGCCTTCATCTTCGTAGCGGTGAACGAGAGGAGGGTGGAGTTTTGGGATCTGAGTGTCAGCAT CTTCCAGCCGGTGTTCTCGTGTGCTGCCATCCCTGAAGGGAACCTCAGCTCCATCCTGTTTGCCAGGAACGCCGAGTGCCTGCTCCTGGGGGACAGCAGTGGCCAGGTGGGGGTGTGGCAGCTGCACaacctggctgtccccagcacagagcag aaacaagaggaaaatttgCATGCTGCCAAACGTGACAGCACAAATGCAACCCACCCTGGCCTGCCAAAaagtgctgttttccagcattaA
- the WDR78 gene encoding WD repeat-containing protein 78 isoform X1 — translation MPSPAGPRPPPAGLGAAAAAGHAGTTKAPNSRRTSRVFQGKAARRGVLVGSQGAVQVFDDEGKNVTPHPLFQPDPNAAVPRTHGSSTSPTKSALDETEPQQDPALSLSAVQEEGEAALTEAELEQRVDIFLTETNTLWMLDLPTALVSTEAEEAVRVLERNKIYTEICKAKIGSEYFEEKIVQTFSGAAKNKEMQCETITVAEKGLMVTSWDLDHSLNASEPTETEEPRAPAGQSSKSPTAEKHTRAVAVPSATEPAVPARSHEEKECHSETILTSANLQQDLVVMERILMENIFQPKLAVYRQIPVLIEPVVTSDTEAEEEEEDEEEEDEEDEEKQEEAPEADESPAEDAGPRLEQLWSYRCDLTSGRSVSSMAWNKTNPDLLAVGYREFVSLKKKGLACCWSLKNPMWPERIFCCEHGVTAVDFSLARPNLLAVGMANGCVAIYDVRSRRDAALLDSSASLNKHKGPVWQLRWVQQDRGDKEERLMCISGDGRVTQWFIQQRLDCFDVMKIKRTQSGKKKLPGERERKSEAPISQQAAGMCFDFHPEDSDIFLAGTEEGHIHCCSCSGKEQILGTYRGHKGPVYKVAWNPSSTDMFLSCSADWSILLWHRDSFTPLLTFTSVTAFVHDIKWAPKSAFIFVAVNERRVEFWDLSVSIFQPVFSCAAIPEGNLSSILFARNAECLLLGDSSGQVGVWQLHNLAVPSTEQVGLIPQPGNSGKHHPARGYWNRWDHNPKGAGSCSSAAAPLGINFL, via the exons ATGCCGAGCCCCGCTGGGCCGCGGCCTCCGCC ggcagggctgggagcagcagcagcagctggacatgCTGGAACCACCAAAGCCCCGAATTCCCGGAGAACTTCCAgggttttccagggaaaagctgcacGGAGAGGGGTCCTGGTGGGcagccagggagctgtgcag gtttttgaTGATGAAGGGAAGAACGTGACACCCCATCCCCTGTTCCAGCCAGACCCAAATGCTGCTGTACCCAG GACACATGGAAGCAGCACATCACCAACCAAGTCTGCCTTAGATGAAACAGAACCTCAGCAAGACCCAGCTTTGAGCTTGTCTG ctgtgcaggaggagggggaagcagCCCTGACGGAAGcggagctggagcagagggtggATATTTTCCTGACAGAGACAAACACGCTCTGGATGTTGGATCTGCCAACTGCTCTGGTGTCCACGGAGGCAGAGGAAGCTGTGAGAGTTCT ggaGAGGAATAAGATTTATACTGAGATTTGCAAGGCTAAAATTGGCAGTGAgtactttgaagaaaaaatagtgCAAACCTTCTCTGGAGCTGccaaaaacaaggaaatgcaATGTGAGACAATCACCGTGGCAGAGAAAG GGCTGATGGTGACTTCCTGGGATTTGGATCATTCCCTGAATGCCTCAGAACCTACAGAGACAGAAGAAcccagagccccagcagggcaAAGCAGCAAATCTCCCACAGCTGAAAAGCACACTCGGGCTGTGGCTGTCCCTTCTGCCACAG AGCCTGCTGTTCCTGCCAGGAGCCACGAGGAGAAGGAATGCCATTCAGAAACCATCCTAACCTCAGCAAACCTGCAGCAGGATTTAGTTGTCATGGAGAGGATTCTCATGGAGAACATCTTTCAACCCAAACTCGCAGTTTATCGGCAGATTCCTGTCCTCATAG AACCTGTCGTTACCTCAGACACTgaggcagaagaggaggaggaggatgaggaggaagaggatgaggaggatgaggagaagcaggaggaggcaCCAGAAGCAGATGAAAGCCCAGCAGAAGATGCAggtcccaggctggagcagctgtggtcGTACAGGTGTGATTTAACCAGCGGCCGCAGCGTGAGCAGCATGGCTTGGAACAAAACCAACCCT GATCTCCTGGCAGTTGGGTACAGGGAGTTTGTTTCTCTCAAGAAGAAAGGCCTGGCTTGCTGTTGGTCACTGAAGAACCCCATG TGGCCAGAGCgcattttctgctgtgagcaCGGTGTCACAGCTGTGGATTTTTCCCTGGCAAGGCCCAACCTGTTGGCAGTTGGGATGGCCAATGGATGTGTGGCCATCTACGACGTGCGGAGCCGGAGGGACGCGGCGCTGCTGGACAGCAG TGCATCCCTAAATAAACACAAAGGTCCTGTGTGGCAGCTGAGGTGggtgcagcaggacagaggtgaCAAAGAAGAGAGGCTGATGTGCATCTCAGGAGATGGGCGGGTGACCCAGTGGTTCATCCAGCAAAGGCTGGATTGCTTTG ATGTGATGAAAATCAAGAGAACAcaaagtgggaagaaaaaattaccaggtgagagagaaaggaaaagtgaagcTCCCATATCACAACaggcagctgggatgtgctTTGACTTCCATCCAGAG gattctgatatttttcttgctggaaCAGAAGAGGGCCACATCCACTGCTGCTCTTGCTCAGGCAAGGAGCAGATTCTGGGGACATACAGAGGCCACAAG GGTCCTGTGTACAAAGTTGCCTGGAATCCCTCCAGCACAGACAtgttcctcagctgctctgcagactgGAGCATCCTTTTGTGGCACCGGGATTCCTTCACCCCCCTTTTAACCTTCACTTCTGTCACAGCTTTTGTTCACGACATCAAATGGGCTCCAAAATCCGCCTTCATCTTCGTAGCGGTGAACGAGAGGAGGGTGGAGTTTTGGGATCTGAGTGTCAGCAT CTTCCAGCCGGTGTTCTCGTGTGCTGCCATCCCTGAAGGGAACCTCAGCTCCATCCTGTTTGCCAGGAACGCCGAGTGCCTGCTCCTGGGGGACAGCAGTGGCCAGGTGGGGGTGTGGCAGCTGCACaacctggctgtccccagcacagagcaggtaGGGCTCATTCCTCAGCCAGGCAATTCTGGGAAACACCACCCAGCCAGGGGATACTGGAATAGATGGGATCACAATCCCAAAggtgctggctcctgctcttctgctgctgcaccactgggaattaatttcctttag
- the WDR78 gene encoding WD repeat-containing protein 78 isoform X4, with translation MPSPAGPRPPPAGLGAAAAAGHAGTTKAPNSRRTSRVFQGKAARRGVLVGSQGAVQVFDDEGKNVTPHPLFQPDPNAAVPRTHGSSTSPTKSALDETEPQQDPALSLSAVQEEGEAALTEAELEQRVDIFLTETNTLWMLDLPTALVSTEAEEAVRVLERNKIYTEICKAKIGSEYFEEKIVQTFSGAAKNKEMQCETITVAEKEPAVPARSHEEKECHSETILTSANLQQDLVVMERILMENIFQPKLAVYRQIPVLIEPVVTSDTEAEEEEEDEEEEDEEDEEKQEEAPEADESPAEDAGPRLEQLWSYRCDLTSGRSVSSMAWNKTNPDLLAVGYREFVSLKKKGLACCWSLKNPMWPERIFCCEHGVTAVDFSLARPNLLAVGMANGCVAIYDVRSRRDAALLDSSASLNKHKGPVWQLRWVQQDRGDKEERLMCISGDGRVTQWFIQQRLDCFDVMKIKRTQSGKKKLPGERERKSEAPISQQAAGMCFDFHPEDSDIFLAGTEEGHIHCCSCSGKEQILGTYRGHKGPVYKVAWNPSSTDMFLSCSADWSILLWHRDSFTPLLTFTSVTAFVHDIKWAPKSAFIFVAVNERRVEFWDLSVSIFQPVFSCAAIPEGNLSSILFARNAECLLLGDSSGQVGVWQLHNLAVPSTEQVGLIPQPGNSGKHHPARGYWNRWDHNPKGAGSCSSAAAPLGINFL, from the exons ATGCCGAGCCCCGCTGGGCCGCGGCCTCCGCC ggcagggctgggagcagcagcagcagctggacatgCTGGAACCACCAAAGCCCCGAATTCCCGGAGAACTTCCAgggttttccagggaaaagctgcacGGAGAGGGGTCCTGGTGGGcagccagggagctgtgcag gtttttgaTGATGAAGGGAAGAACGTGACACCCCATCCCCTGTTCCAGCCAGACCCAAATGCTGCTGTACCCAG GACACATGGAAGCAGCACATCACCAACCAAGTCTGCCTTAGATGAAACAGAACCTCAGCAAGACCCAGCTTTGAGCTTGTCTG ctgtgcaggaggagggggaagcagCCCTGACGGAAGcggagctggagcagagggtggATATTTTCCTGACAGAGACAAACACGCTCTGGATGTTGGATCTGCCAACTGCTCTGGTGTCCACGGAGGCAGAGGAAGCTGTGAGAGTTCT ggaGAGGAATAAGATTTATACTGAGATTTGCAAGGCTAAAATTGGCAGTGAgtactttgaagaaaaaatagtgCAAACCTTCTCTGGAGCTGccaaaaacaaggaaatgcaATGTGAGACAATCACCGTGGCAGAGAAAG AGCCTGCTGTTCCTGCCAGGAGCCACGAGGAGAAGGAATGCCATTCAGAAACCATCCTAACCTCAGCAAACCTGCAGCAGGATTTAGTTGTCATGGAGAGGATTCTCATGGAGAACATCTTTCAACCCAAACTCGCAGTTTATCGGCAGATTCCTGTCCTCATAG AACCTGTCGTTACCTCAGACACTgaggcagaagaggaggaggaggatgaggaggaagaggatgaggaggatgaggagaagcaggaggaggcaCCAGAAGCAGATGAAAGCCCAGCAGAAGATGCAggtcccaggctggagcagctgtggtcGTACAGGTGTGATTTAACCAGCGGCCGCAGCGTGAGCAGCATGGCTTGGAACAAAACCAACCCT GATCTCCTGGCAGTTGGGTACAGGGAGTTTGTTTCTCTCAAGAAGAAAGGCCTGGCTTGCTGTTGGTCACTGAAGAACCCCATG TGGCCAGAGCgcattttctgctgtgagcaCGGTGTCACAGCTGTGGATTTTTCCCTGGCAAGGCCCAACCTGTTGGCAGTTGGGATGGCCAATGGATGTGTGGCCATCTACGACGTGCGGAGCCGGAGGGACGCGGCGCTGCTGGACAGCAG TGCATCCCTAAATAAACACAAAGGTCCTGTGTGGCAGCTGAGGTGggtgcagcaggacagaggtgaCAAAGAAGAGAGGCTGATGTGCATCTCAGGAGATGGGCGGGTGACCCAGTGGTTCATCCAGCAAAGGCTGGATTGCTTTG ATGTGATGAAAATCAAGAGAACAcaaagtgggaagaaaaaattaccaggtgagagagaaaggaaaagtgaagcTCCCATATCACAACaggcagctgggatgtgctTTGACTTCCATCCAGAG gattctgatatttttcttgctggaaCAGAAGAGGGCCACATCCACTGCTGCTCTTGCTCAGGCAAGGAGCAGATTCTGGGGACATACAGAGGCCACAAG GGTCCTGTGTACAAAGTTGCCTGGAATCCCTCCAGCACAGACAtgttcctcagctgctctgcagactgGAGCATCCTTTTGTGGCACCGGGATTCCTTCACCCCCCTTTTAACCTTCACTTCTGTCACAGCTTTTGTTCACGACATCAAATGGGCTCCAAAATCCGCCTTCATCTTCGTAGCGGTGAACGAGAGGAGGGTGGAGTTTTGGGATCTGAGTGTCAGCAT CTTCCAGCCGGTGTTCTCGTGTGCTGCCATCCCTGAAGGGAACCTCAGCTCCATCCTGTTTGCCAGGAACGCCGAGTGCCTGCTCCTGGGGGACAGCAGTGGCCAGGTGGGGGTGTGGCAGCTGCACaacctggctgtccccagcacagagcaggtaGGGCTCATTCCTCAGCCAGGCAATTCTGGGAAACACCACCCAGCCAGGGGATACTGGAATAGATGGGATCACAATCCCAAAggtgctggctcctgctcttctgctgctgcaccactgggaattaatttcctttag
- the WDR78 gene encoding WD repeat-containing protein 78 isoform X5: MPSPAGPRPPPAGLGAAAAAGHAGTTKAPNSRRTSRVFQGKAARRGVLVGSQGAVQVFDDEGKNVTPHPLFQPDPNAAVPRTHGSSTSPTKSALDETEPQQDPALSLSAVQEEGEAALTEAELEQRVDIFLTETNTLWMLDLPTALVSTEAEEAVRVLERNKIYTEICKAKIGSEYFEEKIVQTFSGAAKNKEMQCETITVAEKGLMVTSWDLDHSLNASEPTETEEPRAPAGQSSKSPTAEKHTRAVAVPSATEPAVPARSHEEKECHSETILTSANLQQDLVVMERILMENIFQPKLAVYRQIPVLIEPVVTSDTEAEEEEEDEEEEDEEDEEKQEEAPEADESPAEDAGPRLEQLWSYRCDLTSGRSVSSMAWNKTNPDLLAVGYREFVSLKKKGLACCWSLKNPMWPERIFCCEHGVTAVDFSLARPNLLAVGMANGCVAIYDVRSRRDAALLDSSASLNKHKGPVWQLRWVQQDRGDKEERLMCISGDGRVTQWFIQQRLDCFDVMKIKRTQSGKKKLPGERERKSEAPISQQAAGMCFDFHPEDSDIFLAGTEEGHIHCCSCSGKEQILGTYRGHKGPVYKVAWNPSSTDMFLSCSADWSILLWHRDSFTPLLTFTSVTAFVHDIKWAPKSAFIFVAVNERRVEFWDLSVSIPTRGFLKPLHFEILVV; this comes from the exons ATGCCGAGCCCCGCTGGGCCGCGGCCTCCGCC ggcagggctgggagcagcagcagcagctggacatgCTGGAACCACCAAAGCCCCGAATTCCCGGAGAACTTCCAgggttttccagggaaaagctgcacGGAGAGGGGTCCTGGTGGGcagccagggagctgtgcag gtttttgaTGATGAAGGGAAGAACGTGACACCCCATCCCCTGTTCCAGCCAGACCCAAATGCTGCTGTACCCAG GACACATGGAAGCAGCACATCACCAACCAAGTCTGCCTTAGATGAAACAGAACCTCAGCAAGACCCAGCTTTGAGCTTGTCTG ctgtgcaggaggagggggaagcagCCCTGACGGAAGcggagctggagcagagggtggATATTTTCCTGACAGAGACAAACACGCTCTGGATGTTGGATCTGCCAACTGCTCTGGTGTCCACGGAGGCAGAGGAAGCTGTGAGAGTTCT ggaGAGGAATAAGATTTATACTGAGATTTGCAAGGCTAAAATTGGCAGTGAgtactttgaagaaaaaatagtgCAAACCTTCTCTGGAGCTGccaaaaacaaggaaatgcaATGTGAGACAATCACCGTGGCAGAGAAAG GGCTGATGGTGACTTCCTGGGATTTGGATCATTCCCTGAATGCCTCAGAACCTACAGAGACAGAAGAAcccagagccccagcagggcaAAGCAGCAAATCTCCCACAGCTGAAAAGCACACTCGGGCTGTGGCTGTCCCTTCTGCCACAG AGCCTGCTGTTCCTGCCAGGAGCCACGAGGAGAAGGAATGCCATTCAGAAACCATCCTAACCTCAGCAAACCTGCAGCAGGATTTAGTTGTCATGGAGAGGATTCTCATGGAGAACATCTTTCAACCCAAACTCGCAGTTTATCGGCAGATTCCTGTCCTCATAG AACCTGTCGTTACCTCAGACACTgaggcagaagaggaggaggaggatgaggaggaagaggatgaggaggatgaggagaagcaggaggaggcaCCAGAAGCAGATGAAAGCCCAGCAGAAGATGCAggtcccaggctggagcagctgtggtcGTACAGGTGTGATTTAACCAGCGGCCGCAGCGTGAGCAGCATGGCTTGGAACAAAACCAACCCT GATCTCCTGGCAGTTGGGTACAGGGAGTTTGTTTCTCTCAAGAAGAAAGGCCTGGCTTGCTGTTGGTCACTGAAGAACCCCATG TGGCCAGAGCgcattttctgctgtgagcaCGGTGTCACAGCTGTGGATTTTTCCCTGGCAAGGCCCAACCTGTTGGCAGTTGGGATGGCCAATGGATGTGTGGCCATCTACGACGTGCGGAGCCGGAGGGACGCGGCGCTGCTGGACAGCAG TGCATCCCTAAATAAACACAAAGGTCCTGTGTGGCAGCTGAGGTGggtgcagcaggacagaggtgaCAAAGAAGAGAGGCTGATGTGCATCTCAGGAGATGGGCGGGTGACCCAGTGGTTCATCCAGCAAAGGCTGGATTGCTTTG ATGTGATGAAAATCAAGAGAACAcaaagtgggaagaaaaaattaccaggtgagagagaaaggaaaagtgaagcTCCCATATCACAACaggcagctgggatgtgctTTGACTTCCATCCAGAG gattctgatatttttcttgctggaaCAGAAGAGGGCCACATCCACTGCTGCTCTTGCTCAGGCAAGGAGCAGATTCTGGGGACATACAGAGGCCACAAG GGTCCTGTGTACAAAGTTGCCTGGAATCCCTCCAGCACAGACAtgttcctcagctgctctgcagactgGAGCATCCTTTTGTGGCACCGGGATTCCTTCACCCCCCTTTTAACCTTCACTTCTGTCACAGCTTTTGTTCACGACATCAAATGGGCTCCAAAATCCGCCTTCATCTTCGTAGCGGTGAACGAGAGGAGGGTGGAGTTTTGGGATCTGAGTGTCAGCAT CCCCACACGCGGCTTCCTCAAACCactgcattttgaaatactCGTGGTGTAA